Genomic window (Acidicapsa ligni):
CTGCTGGAGCCATGTTCGCACACGCCGCATCGACTCCAGTACTCTCGCTGCCGATCTCACCATTACTCATCCAAATGGATCGGCTATCGCTCATGTTAAAAATATCCGGTTTAGAAAAAATGTAACTAAAAAGAATGGCGTATCTTCGCTAATTTATAAGCTTGCGTGGCCAGAACAACCGTTGCAGGAGATAGCTAAAAGCGTTGCAATTGAAGGCACCATCGCAGAGCTTAATTTGCAAGTGCAAAGCATTGCTTTCGATCCGCTTATACAGGACTACAACACTTTCTTTGTCGAGTTAGAAGATCTCTCGGCGGACTATGTTATCGAAGCTTTTCAGCGACTTGGCTGGCCGAAAAAACAAGAGCCGTTGAGCGCTCAGGAATTAGCTAGTCATTGGCGCATCGCAGATCAGCATGGTCAGCTATTTGCACGCCTGCTGGAGATTGCGACAGAAATCGGTGCATTGCATCGCGACGGCGATGGCTTTGTTTTCGCGGAACCATCCGTAACTAATACGCAAGTCCATCTGCAAATACTTAAGCAACGTTATCCCTTTGGTGAAGCTGAGTTAGAGATGGTAAGTCGTTGTGGTATCGCGCTTGCCGAGGTACTCACCGGTCATCGTGATGGCAGAGAGCTCGTCTTCCCCGGAGGATCGAGCGAAACGGCGGAGCGGCTTTATCGCGATGCCACACCAGCACGTGTTTACAATCAAATGCTGGCGAAGGCTGTCACCAGTATTGTTCAGGCTCGCGGAGCGCGGGCAATCCGAATTCTCGAAGTTGGGGGTGGCACCGGCTCAACTACGCATCATGTGATTGAAGCCCTGCGCGCCGCCGGCCTATCTCCGAACGAATATCTTTTTACCGACATATCGCCTCTACTGGTTCGTCGAGCAAATCAAGCCTTCGCCAATGAAGCTTTCCTTCGTACTTCAGTATTTGATCTCGAGAATGATGCAGAAACGCAAGGCATCGATGGTAAGTTTTCGATTGTTATCGCTGTAAATGTTCTTCACGCAACCTCCGATCTTGAAATGACCATCAAGCGTTTGAAGTCGCTCCTCGCCGACGATGGAGAGCTTCTACTGATTGAAGTAACGGGCAAGCAAAGATGGGCGGATATTACCGTCGGCTTACTGGATGGTTGGTGGTGCTTCAAAGATGTCCAGCTTCGCCCCGAATATCCTGCGCTCGCATCCGGCCAATGGCAAACATTCCTCAAGCAATCAGGATTCGATCGAGTTTCCACGATCCCTTCTGCGACCGATAGCATTGCTCTCTACAAGAACTCCGTATTCTCTCGCCAGGAATTGATCCTTGCAGGCGGGCTGCATCTCATGAAGCACATCCTCCTCATTGGGCCTCCGGATGCAGTTGAGCCAATCGAGGTGTTGCTGCGTCAGCGCGGCGCGATCGTGACCAGCACTACAGCGTCGAAGGCCAATGAATGCTGGCATAACTTTTCTAATTACAGCGGAGTCGTTTATTTTCCATCTGCTCCCGAAATCAATTGGACGGCTCCAGCTACTGAATCGATGAAAGACTCAGTGCTTGAATTCCTCGGAGTGGTGCAGATGCTCATTGACTCTGCCGCTCAGTCGACAGAGATCAAACCTCGTCTTTATATCGTTACGAACAATGCCTGTGCCACAGACGACGATAAGGCAGAGATAGTCTTAGCGGAGACGCCCCTACTCGGTATAGCGTGTGCAGTTGCTTTGGAAGCTCCTGCTTTGCGATGCACTTTCATCGACACTGACATCGTTCCCACCTCTACGCAATCGAGGAACAACTTGATTGCGGACGAGATCATGAGTGACTCGGAAGAGTTACGAATAGCCATCCGATCTGGCCGTCGTCATGTTGCGAGATTAGGCAGGCATCCAATAGACGAGCGACTATCGAGCAGCCAACCGATGCAGCTTTCGTTGGGCATGAATGTCGATTCCAATAAAGAAACTGCTGGTGGTATCGAATCTCTTGTATACGAACCTGCTCCGCATCACGATCTAAGTGCAGATCAAGTTGAGATAGCAGTCAGTGCAACCGCACTCAACTTCCGTGATGTCCTCAAGGCCACTGGGTTGTTGGATCATAGTGCTGTGCTCGGTACCGATTGCGTTGGAACAGTGACGCGCATCGGATCTTCAGTGGAAAATCTTAAAGTAGGGGATGCCGTTGTTGCTGTTGCGCCTGGTTGTTTTGCGACTCACGCTATTACATCGAGTGTCCTGGTAGCAGCGAAACCATCGCAGTTATCTTTTGCTGATGCAGCGGGGCAGACGATTGCTTATCTCACAGCGGACTACTGCTTGCAGGAGATGGCTAGCCTTCGCAAAGGTCAGCGAGTTCTCATTCACGCCGCGGCTGGCGGAGTGGGATTAGCAGCCGTTTTCATAGCGATGAGAGCAGGAGCTGAGGTTTTTGCCACTGCCGGTAACGAGCAAAAACGTGAATATCTGCGCAGCCTCGGCATTGCCAATGTCTACGACTCCCGCACTCTTATATTCAAAGAACAGATCATCGGAGGAGTAGACGTTGTTCTAAACTCGCTATCTGAGGATGCTGTCGATGCAGGCCTCAGTCTGTTGCGGCCCGATGGAATTTTCATCGAACTCGGCAAGACGGACATTCGTGGCATGGATTTGATCGCGCAACAATGGCCAAACATTCGCTATCATGCAGCAGATCTCACGCCTTTGTTTGCCGCTCGTGATCCTTGGGTGAAGGCGAAGCTGACTACCTTGATGAATGACCTGGCTACTGGAACTCTTCCCATGCTACCCGTCACTCGTTTTGAAAATGATGAGATCAAGCAAGCCTTTCGCTACATGGCAGCAGCTAAGCACATCGGCCGCGTCGTTGTTTGTTCCGCCGAAAAAGATTTCGCAAGCGGCGCACATGTCATCACCGGTGGACTCCGCGGCATTGGTCTAAAGCTGGCCGAGTGGCTTGTCCTTCAAGGCGCACGCGACTTGATCCTCATTGGCAGAAGACCTGCTGAACAGTCCGCCACTGAGGTGATAGAGCAACTCAAGGCAAAGGGTGCTTCGGTACGCATATTCAACGGCGATATTGCTGATTATGAAATGGCGACGCAAGTCGTTCTTGCTGCAGGTATTCATCTTCGTGGAGTCTGGCATTGTGCTGGCGTGCTCGATAACGCGCCGCTCGCTGAACAATCATGGAACCGCTTCGCAACGGTCATGCGTCCGAAGGTCGATGGTGCATGGAACCTTCATTCTCTTACCAAAAACAGCAAGCTGGAATTCTTTGTATTGTTCTCCTCCTGGGCATCGATTGCTGGCTCTCGTGCTCAAGCGAATCACTGCGCTGCAAATGCATTTCTCGATGCCCTGGCGCATCAACGCTTCATCGACGGGCTGCCTGCGCTCAGTATCAACTGGGGCGCATGGGGAGAAACAGGCGCGGCCGCAGGAGAGTCTTTCCAGCGTCAGCTCGCGCGCTCTGGCATGGAGTCCATGTCTTCGGCAGACGCATTCGATGCTCTCAAACGCGCGATCCATTCCTGGCGTCCGCAAGTAGCTATCGCCGATGTCCAGTGGCACAATTACCGGAACCATGCATCCAGTT
Coding sequences:
- a CDS encoding SDR family NAD(P)-dependent oxidoreductase, which codes for MQSIAFDPLIQDYNTFFVELEDLSADYVIEAFQRLGWPKKQEPLSAQELASHWRIADQHGQLFARLLEIATEIGALHRDGDGFVFAEPSVTNTQVHLQILKQRYPFGEAELEMVSRCGIALAEVLTGHRDGRELVFPGGSSETAERLYRDATPARVYNQMLAKAVTSIVQARGARAIRILEVGGGTGSTTHHVIEALRAAGLSPNEYLFTDISPLLVRRANQAFANEAFLRTSVFDLENDAETQGIDGKFSIVIAVNVLHATSDLEMTIKRLKSLLADDGELLLIEVTGKQRWADITVGLLDGWWCFKDVQLRPEYPALASGQWQTFLKQSGFDRVSTIPSATDSIALYKNSVFSRQELILAGGLHLMKHILLIGPPDAVEPIEVLLRQRGAIVTSTTASKANECWHNFSNYSGVVYFPSAPEINWTAPATESMKDSVLEFLGVVQMLIDSAAQSTEIKPRLYIVTNNACATDDDKAEIVLAETPLLGIACAVALEAPALRCTFIDTDIVPTSTQSRNNLIADEIMSDSEELRIAIRSGRRHVARLGRHPIDERLSSSQPMQLSLGMNVDSNKETAGGIESLVYEPAPHHDLSADQVEIAVSATALNFRDVLKATGLLDHSAVLGTDCVGTVTRIGSSVENLKVGDAVVAVAPGCFATHAITSSVLVAAKPSQLSFADAAGQTIAYLTADYCLQEMASLRKGQRVLIHAAAGGVGLAAVFIAMRAGAEVFATAGNEQKREYLRSLGIANVYDSRTLIFKEQIIGGVDVVLNSLSEDAVDAGLSLLRPDGIFIELGKTDIRGMDLIAQQWPNIRYHAADLTPLFAARDPWVKAKLTTLMNDLATGTLPMLPVTRFENDEIKQAFRYMAAAKHIGRVVVCSAEKDFASGAHVITGGLRGIGLKLAEWLVLQGARDLILIGRRPAEQSATEVIEQLKAKGASVRIFNGDIADYEMATQVVLAAGIHLRGVWHCAGVLDNAPLAEQSWNRFATVMRPKVDGAWNLHSLTKNSKLEFFVLFSSWASIAGSRAQANHCAANAFLDALAHQRFIDGLPALSINWGAWGETGAAAGESFQRQLARSGMESMSSADAFDALKRAIHSWRPQVAIADVQWHNYRNHASSSTSSQTNSNPLYAELFESHADEISLDRSGKSHRPQPSPASSIKSVFPSAIELRALHPAARKAAIQRIVDELVHKTLDLRTNEEIDPDVPMSDLGMDSLLAIELRNSLATLFAARFSSSLLFDYPTLRALTRFIDQEIFSTAPPKLPDAAAQTANEPHLAGVGSFDHDPLSILDEIELLSDDEVDALLGKENSR